Proteins encoded by one window of Arabidopsis thaliana chromosome 2, partial sequence:
- the MSS3 gene encoding Calcium-binding EF-hand family protein (multicopy suppressors of snf4 deficiency in yeast 3 (MSS3); FUNCTIONS IN: calcium ion binding; INVOLVED IN: biological_process unknown; EXPRESSED IN: 22 plant structures; EXPRESSED DURING: 13 growth stages; CONTAINS InterPro DOMAIN/s: EF-Hand 1, calcium-binding site (InterPro:IPR018247), EF-HAND 2 (InterPro:IPR018249), EF-hand-like domain (InterPro:IPR011992), Calcium-binding EF-hand (InterPro:IPR002048), EF-hand (InterPro:IPR018248); BEST Arabidopsis thaliana protein match is: Calcium-binding EF-hand family protein (TAIR:AT3G59440.1); Has 26796 Blast hits to 17896 proteins in 1618 species: Archae - 9; Bacteria - 273; Metazoa - 11544; Fungi - 5684; Plants - 5303; Viruses - 2; Other Eukaryotes - 3981 (source: NCBI BLink).): MVRIFLLYNILNSFLLSLVPKKLRTLFPLSWFDKTLHKNSPPSPSTMLPSPSSSSAPTKRIDPSELKRVFQMFDKNGDGRITKEELNDSLENLGIYIPDKDLTQMIHKIDANGDGCVDIDEFESLYSSIVDEHHNDGETEEEDMKDAFNVFDQDGDGFITVEELKSVMASLGLKQGKTLDGCKKMIMQVDADGDGRVNYKEFLQMMKGGGFSSSN; this comes from the coding sequence ATGGTGAGAATATTCCTTCTCTACAATATACTAAAttcgtttcttctctctttagtACCAAAGAAGCTACGAACTCTTTTCCCTCTTTCTTGGTTCGACAAAACTCTCCACAAGAACTCACCACCGTCTCCGTCAACGATGTTAccttctccatcatcttcttcagcgCCGACGAAAAGAATAGATCCGTCCGAGCTCAAACGCGTTTTCCAGATGTTCGACAAGAACGGTGACGGTCGAATCACAAAGGAAGAGCTCAACGACTCGCTTGAGAATCTTGGAATCTACATACCAGACAAAGATCTGACTCAAATGATCCACAAGATCGATGCTAACGGTGATGGATGCGTCGACATAGACGAGTTTGAGTCGCTGTACAGCTCGATTGTGGATGAGCATCACAACGATGgcgaaacagaggaagaggatATGAAAGATGCGTTTAACGTGTTTGACCAAGACGGAGATGGGTTTATCACTGTGGAGGAGTTGAAATCTGTGATGGCTTCCTTGGGACTCAAGCAAGGGAAGACCCTAGATGGTTGTAAGAAGATGATTATGCAAGTTGATGCAGATGGTGATGGTAGAGTCAATTACAAAGAGTTTCTTCAGATGATGAAAGGTGGTGGCTTTAGCAGCAGTAATTGA
- a CDS encoding Far-red impaired responsive (FAR1) family protein produces MFYDDYSRRLGFVMRVMSCRRSEKDGRILARRFGCNKEGHCVSIRGKFGSVRKPRPSTREGCKAMIHVKYDRSGKWVITKFVKEHNHPLVVSPREARHTLDEKDKRIQELTIELRNKKRLCAAYKEQLDAFAKIVEEHSNQIAKKVENVVNNLKEFEHLEHALLRSKQDAI; encoded by the exons ATGTTCTATGATGATTACTCTAGACGATTAGGGTTTGTAATGCGTGTAATGTCTTGCCGAAGATCCGAGAAAGACGGAAGAATTCTTGCCCGGAGATTCGGTTGTAACAAAGAAGGTCATTGTGTTAGTATTCGTGGTAAGTTTGGATCAGTTAGGAAACCTAGACCGAGTACAAGAGAAGGTTGCAAAGCTATGATTCATGTTAAGTATGACCGGTCTGGCAAATGGGTCATTACCAAATTCGTCAAAGAACATAACCATCCACTCGTTGTTTCACCTCGCGAGGCTCGCCATACCCTG GACGAGAAGGATAAGAGAATTCAAGAACTGACGATAGAGCTGCGAAACAAGAAGCGGTTATGTGCAGCGTACAAGGAACAGTTAGATGCTTTTGCAAAGATTGTTGAAGAGCATAGTAATCAGATAGCAAAGAAAGTTGAGAATGTAGTGAACAATTTGAAGGAGTTCGAACATCTAGAGCATGCGCTATTGCGAAGTAAACAAGATGCCATCTAA
- a CDS encoding F-box and associated interaction domains-containing protein (F-box and associated interaction domains-containing protein; CONTAINS InterPro DOMAIN/s: F-box domain, cyclin-like (InterPro:IPR001810), F-box domain, Skp2-like (InterPro:IPR022364), F-box associated interaction domain (InterPro:IPR017451); BEST Arabidopsis thaliana protein match is: F-box and associated interaction domains-containing protein (TAIR:AT2G43445.1); Has 749 Blast hits to 743 proteins in 34 species: Archae - 0; Bacteria - 0; Metazoa - 0; Fungi - 0; Plants - 747; Viruses - 0; Other Eukaryotes - 2 (source: NCBI BLink).) has product MIYVVPDLLEEIFLGLPLKSILRFKTVSKQWRSILESKSFAERRLNVEKKEKILAVGDRTELGFEGEEEIQMVYLHCDIDATRPSLTCEGLVCIPAPGWINVLNPSTRQLRRFPCSPNHHVPSDRIRFQFRDELYLTSFPGNWEMGFGRDKFNGSYKVVRMCFSPVEKCEVLDVETGEWSELNPPPNDIDVGRKSRFGILALDLHTLEFHNVSVPSTCCTMSAQMVNLDDRLAITKTNGAPEWELEILSLMDVDKEIWSKTYSITLASIIINHPWESSWFTVLTVSKLGNLVFCDNHKRLFKYNTETNEICCLSSDISVISPYLEDLVPLRLDSGHDHRDYKIRTSSCGLFSKHPEAGLFKEIITFRFVFATLVLVGYQYYRSLKFK; this is encoded by the exons ATGATTTACGTAGTTCCCGATCTACTTGAAGAAATTTTCCTTGGATTGCCTTTAAAATCAATCCTCAGATTCAAAACCGTCTCAAAACAATGGAGATCAATCCTGGAATCGAAGAGTTTCGCGGAGAGGCGTTTGAACGttgagaagaaggagaaaattCTGGCTGTTGGAGACCGGACTGAGTTGGGATTCGAAGGTGAGGAAGAGATCCAGATGGTCTATTTACACTGCGATATTGACGCCACACGACCCTCTCTGACATGTGAGGGTTTGGTGTGTATCCCAGCACCAGGTTGGATCAACGTTTTGAACCCATCGACCAGACAACTCCGGAGATTTCCTTGTAGCCCTAATCATCACGTGCCCTCTGATCGTATTCGTTTTCAGTTCAGAG ACGAACTATACCTCACTTCCTTTCCGGGGAATTGGGAGATGGGATTTGGTAGAGACAAATTTAATGGTAGCTATAAAGTGGTGAGGATGTGTTTTAGTCCTGTGGAAAAATGCGAGGTTCTTGATGTTGAAACTGGGGAATGGAGTGAACTGAATCCACCTCCTAACGATATTGACGTGGGAAGGAAGTCA cgTTTCGGAATCCTAGCCTTGGATCTTCACACACTAGAGTTCCACAATGTTTCCGTTCCATCTACGTGTTGCACCATGAGTGCCCAGATGGTGAACCTTGATGACCGTCTAGccataactaaaacaaacgGTGCGCCAGAATGGGAGCTAGAGATACTGAGCCTGATGGATGTAGACAAAGAAATATGGAGCAAGACTTACTCCATAACTTTAGCCAGTATCATTATTAACCACCCATGGGAGTCTAGTTGGTTCACGGTGTTGACGGTTTCTAAGCTAGGGAATCTTGTCTTTTGTGACAATCACAAGCGGTTGTTTAAATATAATACCGAGACAAATGAGATTTGCTGTCTCTCCTCAGATATTTCTGTTATATCTCCTTATCTCGAGGATTTGGTACCACTTCGTTTGGACTCAGGACATGATCATCGGGATTACAAAATCAGGACATCTAGTTGCGGATTGTTTTCGAAGCATCCGGAGGCAGGGTTATTCAAGGAGATCATCACTTTTCGGTTTGTGTTTGCCACTCTAGTTCTAGTTGGTTATCAGTATTATAGATCATTAAAATTCAAGTAG
- a CDS encoding Far-red impaired responsive (FAR1) family protein (Far-red impaired responsive (FAR1) family protein; CONTAINS InterPro DOMAIN/s: Transcription factor, FAR1-related (InterPro:IPR004330); BEST Arabidopsis thaliana protein match is: Far-red impaired responsive (FAR1) family protein (TAIR:AT3G07500.1); Has 806 Blast hits to 746 proteins in 16 species: Archae - 0; Bacteria - 0; Metazoa - 0; Fungi - 0; Plants - 806; Viruses - 0; Other Eukaryotes - 0 (source: NCBI BLink).) — translation MEDEDDPTTKNSNNTDDFAIEPREGIIFESEDAAKMFYDDYSRRLGFVMRVMSCRRSEKDGRILARRFGCNKEGHCVSIRGKFGSVRKPRPSTREGCKAMIHVKYDRSGKWVITKFVKEHNHPLVVSPREARHTLDEKDKRIQELTIELRNKKRLCAAYKEQLDAFAKIVEEHSNQIAKKVENVVNNLKEFEHLEHALLRSKQDAI, via the exons TGGAAGATGAGGATGATCCAACCACAAAGAACAGCAACAACACAGATGATTTTGCTATAGAGCCTCGTGAAGGGATTATATTTGAATCCGAGGATGCAGCTAAGATGTTCTATGATGATTACTCTAGACGATTAGGGTTTGTAATGCGTGTAATGTCTTGCCGAAGATCCGAGAAAGACGGAAGAATTCTTGCCCGGAGATTCGGTTGTAACAAAGAAGGTCATTGTGTTAGTATTCGTGGTAAGTTTGGATCAGTTAGGAAACCTAGACCGAGTACAAGAGAAGGTTGCAAAGCTATGATTCATGTTAAGTATGACCGGTCTGGCAAATGGGTCATTACCAAATTCGTCAAAGAACATAACCATCCACTCGTTGTTTCACCTCGCGAGGCTCGCCATACCCTG GACGAGAAGGATAAGAGAATTCAAGAACTGACGATAGAGCTGCGAAACAAGAAGCGGTTATGTGCAGCGTACAAGGAACAGTTAGATGCTTTTGCAAAGATTGTTGAAGAGCATAGTAATCAGATAGCAAAGAAAGTTGAGAATGTAGTGAACAATTTGAAGGAGTTCGAACATCTAGAGCATGCGCTATTGCGAAGTAAACAAGATGCCATCTAA
- a CDS encoding uncharacterized protein (unknown protein; FUNCTIONS IN: molecular_function unknown; INVOLVED IN: biological_process unknown; LOCATED IN: cellular_component unknown; Has 30201 Blast hits to 17322 proteins in 780 species: Archae - 12; Bacteria - 1396; Metazoa - 17338; Fungi - 3422; Plants - 5037; Viruses - 0; Other Eukaryotes - 2996 (source: NCBI BLink).) → MEGVRGQSQDMNEVYDTINRVASRLGIFKDRATALLLRYKWDGEKLVSAYKKSPDNGGMSYSFEPNPTNHFHSGRRKCCLCNDITSCINIGCGDYVCDDKCFKEHIESKIHKELDMRCPKCRKFLSYSWIYRKMSKEGRERYEASLLENFRHATKQPPTVTEEDSLLKKLVRKLSKRGKDLASTSGENKK, encoded by the exons ATGGAGGGAGTAAGAGGTCAGAGTCAGGACATGAATGAGGTTTATGACACAATCAACAGGGTTGCTTCTCGCCTAGGAATTTTTAAAGATCGAGCTACTGCTTTACTTTTGAGATACAAATG GGATGGAGAAAAACTTGTCTCAGCTTACAAAAAATCTCCTGATAATGGCGGAATGTCCTATTCCTTTGAACCCAATCCTACGAATCACTTTCATTCTGGTAGG AGAAAATGCTGTCTTTGCAATGATATCACTTCCTGCATAAACATTGGATGCGGTGACTATGTTTGTGACGACAAATGCTTTAAAG AACACATCGAGTCCAAAATACATAAAGAATTGGACATGCGGTGTCCAAAGTGTCGCAAATTCCTCTCATATTCTTGGATATATAGGAAAATGTCTAAGGAAGGACGAGAGAGATACGAGGCTTCGCTGCTCGAGAATTTTCGCCATGCCACCAAACAACCACCCACTGTAACT gaGGAGGATAGCCTTTTGAAAAAATTGGTTCGCAAACTATCGAAAAGGGGTAAAG ATTTGGCAAGTACGagtggagaaaacaaaaagtaa
- a CDS encoding F-box and associated interaction domains-containing protein (F-box and associated interaction domains-containing protein; FUNCTIONS IN: molecular_function unknown; INVOLVED IN: biological_process unknown; LOCATED IN: cellular_component unknown; EXPRESSED IN: sperm cell, flower; EXPRESSED DURING: 4 anthesis; CONTAINS InterPro DOMAIN/s: F-box domain, cyclin-like (InterPro:IPR001810), F-box domain, Skp2-like (InterPro:IPR022364); BEST Arabidopsis thaliana protein match is: F-box and associated interaction domains-containing protein (TAIR:AT2G43445.1).) gives MIYVVPDLLEEIFLGLPLKSILRFKTVSKQWRSILESKSFAERRLNVEKKEKILAVGDRTELGFEGEEEIQMVYLHCDIDATRPSLTCEGLVCIPAPGWINVLNPSTRQLRRFPCSPNHHVPSDRIRFQFRDELYLTSFPGNWEMGFGRDKFNGSYKVVRMCFSPVEKCEVLDVETGEWSELNPPPNDIDVGRKSVCVNGSIYWLKNV, from the exons ATGATTTACGTAGTTCCCGATCTACTTGAAGAAATTTTCCTTGGATTGCCTTTAAAATCAATCCTCAGATTCAAAACCGTCTCAAAACAATGGAGATCAATCCTGGAATCGAAGAGTTTCGCGGAGAGGCGTTTGAACGttgagaagaaggagaaaattCTGGCTGTTGGAGACCGGACTGAGTTGGGATTCGAAGGTGAGGAAGAGATCCAGATGGTCTATTTACACTGCGATATTGACGCCACACGACCCTCTCTGACATGTGAGGGTTTGGTGTGTATCCCAGCACCAGGTTGGATCAACGTTTTGAACCCATCGACCAGACAACTCCGGAGATTTCCTTGTAGCCCTAATCATCACGTGCCCTCTGATCGTATTCGTTTTCAGTTCAGAG ACGAACTATACCTCACTTCCTTTCCGGGGAATTGGGAGATGGGATTTGGTAGAGACAAATTTAATGGTAGCTATAAAGTGGTGAGGATGTGTTTTAGTCCTGTGGAAAAATGCGAGGTTCTTGATGTTGAAACTGGGGAATGGAGTGAACTGAATCCACCTCCTAACGATATTGACGTGGGAAGGAAGTCAGTGTGTGTGAATGGGTCAATCTACTggttaaaaaatgtttag
- a CDS encoding F-box and associated interaction domains-containing protein (F-box and associated interaction domains-containing protein; CONTAINS InterPro DOMAIN/s: F-box domain, cyclin-like (InterPro:IPR001810), F-box domain, Skp2-like (InterPro:IPR022364), F-box associated domain, type 1 (InterPro:IPR006527), F-box associated interaction domain (InterPro:IPR017451); BEST Arabidopsis thaliana protein match is: F-box and associated interaction domains-containing protein (TAIR:AT2G43445.1); Has 35333 Blast hits to 34131 proteins in 2444 species: Archae - 798; Bacteria - 22429; Metazoa - 974; Fungi - 991; Plants - 531; Viruses - 0; Other Eukaryotes - 9610 (source: NCBI BLink).), which translates to MGEEEENPNSIDILPELLEEVLLRLPTKSILKCRIVSKQWRSLLESSRFAERHMSLQNSRRRILAAYNCDCGGRRKLLPESRFEGDEEIVYLHCDASRPSMTCQGVICFPEQDWIIVLNPSTSQLRRFPSGLNHNCRFRIGLWKTFSPGNWVMGFGRDKVNGRYKVVRMSFAFWRVRQEEPVVECGVLDVDTGEWRKLSPPPYVVNVGSKSVCVNGSIYWLHIQTVYRILALDLHKEEFHKVPVPPTQITVDTQMVNLEDRLVLAITRVSPEWILEVWGMDTYKEKWSKTYSISLDHRVVSWRRQKRWFTPVAVSKQANLVFYDNKKRLFKYYPVKDEIRCLSLDICVLSPYVENLVPLPLKPSHPHPTPKNSDFEMRISRCRLFSTPGSWISKILKWNVMTLEILFTSLAIVGYICLPL; encoded by the exons AtgggggaagaagaagagaacccTAATTCGATCGACATTCTTCCCGAGCTACTTGAAGAAGTTCTCCTTAGATTGCCCACGAAATCGATCCTCAAATGCAGAATCGTCTCAAAACAATGGAGGTCACTCCTGGAATCGAGTAGGTTCGCGGAGAGGCATATGAGTCTTCAAAACAGCCGCCGGAGAATCTTAGCTGCTTACAACTGCGACTGCGGCGGACGGAGGAAGCTCCTACCCGAGTCACGGTTTGAAGGGGACGAAGAGATTGTCTATCTGCACTGCGACGCCTCACGACCCTCGATGACTTGCCAAGGTGTGATCTGCTTCCCCGAGCAAGATTGGATCATCGTTTTGAACCCATCGACTAGCCAACTTCGGCGATTCCCTTCCGGCTTGAACCATAACTGCAGATTTAGAATTG GATTATGGAAGACTTTCTCTCCGGGAAACTGGGTAATGGGGTTTGGTAGAGACAAAGTGAATGGGAGGTATAAAGTGGTGAGGATGTCTTTTGCTTTCTGGAGAGTTAGGCAAGAGGAGCCTGTGGTGGAATGTGGTGTTCTTGATGTTGATACTGGTGAATGGCGGAAGCTGAGTCCACCTCCTTATGTGGTCAATGTGGGAAGCAAATCGGTATGCGTGAATGGATCTATCTACTGGTTACACATTCAGACGGTTTACAGAATACTAGCCTTGGATCTTCACAAAGAAGAGTTTCATAAAGTCCCAGTGCCGCCTACGCAGATCACTGTGGACACTCAGATGGTGAACCTTGAGGACCGTCTCGTACTTGCTATAACCAGAGTTAGCCCTGAATGGATACTAGAGGTATGGGGCATGGATacatacaaagaaaaatggagCAAGACTTACTCCATAAGTTTGGATCATAGAGTTGTTTCCTGGCGAAGGCAGAAAAGGTGGTTCACGCCCGTGGCAGTTTCTAAGCAAGCGAATCTTGTCTTCTATGACAATAAGAAGAGGCTATTCAAATATTATCCAGTGAAAGATGAGATTCGTTGTCTCTCCTTAGACATTTGTGTTCTGTCTCCTTACGTGGAAAACTTGGTCCCTCTTCCGTTAAAGCCAAGCCATCCGCATCCTACTCCGAAAAATTCAGATTTTGAAATGAGGATATCAAGATGCCGCTTGTTTTCGACGCCAGGTTCTTGgatatccaaaattttgaaatggaATGTTATGACTCTAGAGATTTTGTTTACCTCTCTAGCAATAGTTGGTTATATATGCTTACCTCTCTAG
- a CDS encoding F-box and associated interaction domains-containing protein produces the protein MINKQCSYQQASKMGEEEENPNSIDILPELLEEVLLRLPTKSILKCRIVSKQWRSLLESSRFAERHMSLQNSRRRILAAYNCDCGGRRKLLPESRFEGDEEIVYLHCDASRPSMTCQGVICFPEQDWIIVLNPSTSQLRRFPSGLNHNCRFRIGLWKTFSPGNWVMGFGRDKVNGRYKVVRMSFAFWRVRQEEPVVECGVLDVDTGEWRKLSPPPYVVNVGSKSVCVNGSIYWLHIQTVYRILALDLHKEEFHKVPVPPTQITVDTQMVNLEDRLVLAITRVSPEWILEVWGMDTYKEKWSKTYSISLDHRVVSWRRQKRWFTPVAVSKQANLVFYDNKKRLFKYYPVKDEIRCLSLDICVLSPYVENLVPLPLKPSHPHPTPKNSDFEMRISRCRLFSTPGSWISKILKWNVMTLEILFTSLAIVGYICLPL, from the exons ATGATAAACAAACAGTGTAGTTATCAACAAGCTTCAAAAAtgggggaagaagaagagaacccTAATTCGATCGACATTCTTCCCGAGCTACTTGAAGAAGTTCTCCTTAGATTGCCCACGAAATCGATCCTCAAATGCAGAATCGTCTCAAAACAATGGAGGTCACTCCTGGAATCGAGTAGGTTCGCGGAGAGGCATATGAGTCTTCAAAACAGCCGCCGGAGAATCTTAGCTGCTTACAACTGCGACTGCGGCGGACGGAGGAAGCTCCTACCCGAGTCACGGTTTGAAGGGGACGAAGAGATTGTCTATCTGCACTGCGACGCCTCACGACCCTCGATGACTTGCCAAGGTGTGATCTGCTTCCCCGAGCAAGATTGGATCATCGTTTTGAACCCATCGACTAGCCAACTTCGGCGATTCCCTTCCGGCTTGAACCATAACTGCAGATTTAGAATTG GATTATGGAAGACTTTCTCTCCGGGAAACTGGGTAATGGGGTTTGGTAGAGACAAAGTGAATGGGAGGTATAAAGTGGTGAGGATGTCTTTTGCTTTCTGGAGAGTTAGGCAAGAGGAGCCTGTGGTGGAATGTGGTGTTCTTGATGTTGATACTGGTGAATGGCGGAAGCTGAGTCCACCTCCTTATGTGGTCAATGTGGGAAGCAAATCGGTATGCGTGAATGGATCTATCTACTGGTTACACATTCAGACGGTTTACAGAATACTAGCCTTGGATCTTCACAAAGAAGAGTTTCATAAAGTCCCAGTGCCGCCTACGCAGATCACTGTGGACACTCAGATGGTGAACCTTGAGGACCGTCTCGTACTTGCTATAACCAGAGTTAGCCCTGAATGGATACTAGAGGTATGGGGCATGGATacatacaaagaaaaatggagCAAGACTTACTCCATAAGTTTGGATCATAGAGTTGTTTCCTGGCGAAGGCAGAAAAGGTGGTTCACGCCCGTGGCAGTTTCTAAGCAAGCGAATCTTGTCTTCTATGACAATAAGAAGAGGCTATTCAAATATTATCCAGTGAAAGATGAGATTCGTTGTCTCTCCTTAGACATTTGTGTTCTGTCTCCTTACGTGGAAAACTTGGTCCCTCTTCCGTTAAAGCCAAGCCATCCGCATCCTACTCCGAAAAATTCAGATTTTGAAATGAGGATATCAAGATGCCGCTTGTTTTCGACGCCAGGTTCTTGgatatccaaaattttgaaatggaATGTTATGACTCTAGAGATTTTGTTTACCTCTCTAGCAATAGTTGGTTATATATGCTTACCTCTCTAG
- a CDS encoding uncharacterized protein (unknown protein; FUNCTIONS IN: molecular_function unknown; INVOLVED IN: biological_process unknown; LOCATED IN: cellular_component unknown; Has 30201 Blast hits to 17322 proteins in 780 species: Archae - 12; Bacteria - 1396; Metazoa - 17338; Fungi - 3422; Plants - 5037; Viruses - 0; Other Eukaryotes - 2996 (source: NCBI BLink).) codes for MEGVRGQSQDMNEVYDTINRVASRLGIFKDRATALLLRYKWDGEKLVSAYKKSPDNGGMSYSFEPNPTNHFHSGRRKCCLCNDITSCINIGCGDYVCDDKCFKEHIESKIHKELDMRCPKCRKFLSYSWIYRKMSKEGRERYEASLLENFRHATKQPPTVTVIKYYFQYYITIFVMCYHLTIIFILGGG; via the exons ATGGAGGGAGTAAGAGGTCAGAGTCAGGACATGAATGAGGTTTATGACACAATCAACAGGGTTGCTTCTCGCCTAGGAATTTTTAAAGATCGAGCTACTGCTTTACTTTTGAGATACAAATG GGATGGAGAAAAACTTGTCTCAGCTTACAAAAAATCTCCTGATAATGGCGGAATGTCCTATTCCTTTGAACCCAATCCTACGAATCACTTTCATTCTGGTAGG AGAAAATGCTGTCTTTGCAATGATATCACTTCCTGCATAAACATTGGATGCGGTGACTATGTTTGTGACGACAAATGCTTTAAAG AACACATCGAGTCCAAAATACATAAAGAATTGGACATGCGGTGTCCAAAGTGTCGCAAATTCCTCTCATATTCTTGGATATATAGGAAAATGTCTAAGGAAGGACGAGAGAGATACGAGGCTTCGCTGCTCGAGAATTTTCGCCATGCCACCAAACAACCACCCACTGTAACTGTAATTAAGTATTATTTTCAATACTACATAACTATTTTTGTCATGTGTTACCatttaacaattatttttattttaggaGGAGGATAG
- a CDS encoding uncharacterized protein (unknown protein; FUNCTIONS IN: molecular_function unknown; INVOLVED IN: biological_process unknown; LOCATED IN: cellular_component unknown; Has 30201 Blast hits to 17322 proteins in 780 species: Archae - 12; Bacteria - 1396; Metazoa - 17338; Fungi - 3422; Plants - 5037; Viruses - 0; Other Eukaryotes - 2996 (source: NCBI BLink).): MEGVRGQSQDMNEVYDTINRVASRLGIFKDRATALLLRYKWDGEKLVSAYKKSPDNGGMSYSFEPNPTNHFHSGRRKCCLCNDITSCINIGCGDYVCDDKCFKEHIESKIHKELDMRCPKCRKFLSYSWIYRKMSKEGRERYEASLLENFRHATKQPPTVTEEDSLLKKLVRKLSKRDLASTSGENKK, translated from the exons ATGGAGGGAGTAAGAGGTCAGAGTCAGGACATGAATGAGGTTTATGACACAATCAACAGGGTTGCTTCTCGCCTAGGAATTTTTAAAGATCGAGCTACTGCTTTACTTTTGAGATACAAATG GGATGGAGAAAAACTTGTCTCAGCTTACAAAAAATCTCCTGATAATGGCGGAATGTCCTATTCCTTTGAACCCAATCCTACGAATCACTTTCATTCTGGTAGG AGAAAATGCTGTCTTTGCAATGATATCACTTCCTGCATAAACATTGGATGCGGTGACTATGTTTGTGACGACAAATGCTTTAAAG AACACATCGAGTCCAAAATACATAAAGAATTGGACATGCGGTGTCCAAAGTGTCGCAAATTCCTCTCATATTCTTGGATATATAGGAAAATGTCTAAGGAAGGACGAGAGAGATACGAGGCTTCGCTGCTCGAGAATTTTCGCCATGCCACCAAACAACCACCCACTGTAACT gaGGAGGATAGCCTTTTGAAAAAATTGGTTCGCAAACTATCGAAAAGGG ATTTGGCAAGTACGagtggagaaaacaaaaagtaa